The Drosophila gunungcola strain Sukarami chromosome 3L unlocalized genomic scaffold, Dgunungcola_SK_2 000003F, whole genome shotgun sequence region AATGTGCAGTCGAGAATTTGTGTGCCCAAGATAGGCagagaatttattttatatttatatctttCTAGAGTGGGCATACTTGCCGTTTACTTTGTGGCTCTTGGGAGACACTATCTGTTATGGTAGCCAAGAGCACACAAGTTATACAATATCGGGTGTAAAAGAGTGCTTTACTTCCTCAGAAATAGATCCCAACTTCTGTCTATCCTTATCGAAcggtttttataaatatccCTATGACTGCAGTGCATATATATCGTGTAATGATTCATGCGCTGATTTGGAGTACTGCCCTGATGGAAAACTCTTTAATAGTCCCATGCACATTTGCGATACACCAGAAGCTGTCGACTGCGAATCGTTACCTTATCCAACACCTTCAACTACCGAGCTCCCAATGGAAAATCCTTGTGAGggcattaaaaataacactATTTTGCCCTCTGCTGGTAATTGTAGTGAGTTCTTTGTGTGTGTAAATCAGCAAAGTGAAGTGCATCACTGTCCCTGGGAGATGCTTTTTAATCCTGATCTGGAAATTTGTGATTTTAAGGATAACGTCTGGTGCTACGGTGACCCTACTACCCAAAATCCTTTGGAAACCTCAGATACTACTGCGGAGTCCTTCACAAAGTGCGAGGGCCAAAAGCTTGGAACCTTTTTCCCGGATACTCAGAATTGCCAACAGTACTACTACTGCTGGGGCAACGATTCCTTCATACTTCTACCCTGTCCCGTGGACAATTGGTTTAATCCATACACCGGTAACTGTGGTCCCGATATTTCACCGGAAGCGTGCCAAGCATTTGTGGCTACCACTATGCCTGTTATTATTACATCACCTTCCACAACAGTTGCGACGTCCACTACGGAAGCTAATGATAAGAATCCGTGTGCAGATCAGGAACTGGGTGCCAGCTTTCCGTTGCAATCCGACTGCCAGTCATACCTGCTATGCCTGGGTAATGGCCAATCTGCGAAAGCTCAATGTCCAACAAATGCCTGGTTCGATCCACAATCAGGGGATTGTGGGCCAAATGTATCGCCCACTGCTTGCATCGAAACAACCACACCTACCACTACCGTTGCCACAACTCAGGGCTCGAATGATCCTTGTGCCGATCAAGAACTGGGAGTATCTTATCCCCTGGTGACAAACTGCAAGCAATATATTCTATGCATGGGAAACGGGGAATCCACGGTAGCCAATTGCATCTACAACGCCTGGTACGATCCGCAAACGGGAATTTGTGGACCCGAAGTATCACCAACAGCATGTACGGAAACTATAGTTTCCACCGAATCCTCCACAAGTCAAGCCACCTCGCCAATCACAACACCTTCCTCTCCGTGGTCTACCACTTTGTCTACCCATTATCCTGAGGAGTCTACTACTACCCCGTCGGACATTGCAAAAATCTGTTCTGGAGAGAGCGATGGTTATTATGCCACGTATCCTGAGGACTGCAGTAAATACATCGTATGTGCCAGTCCTGTTCCTATAGCATTCTTCTGCCCGGAAGGCTTGTTTTTCAACGAAGCTCTTCAGAAATGCGTCGAATGGAATTTAAGCGAGTGCCCCAAGGAAGATACCACCACTGCATCGCCTGGCTATACGACTCCGAAACCAGATTCTTCGATATGTTTCAATAGCACTGGCATGAATTTGCCGTACCAAGAAAATTGTCAATGGTTTGTACGATGCGTTGACGACTCCTCTTACATGATGGGTATATGTAGCAGTGAAGAGTATTTCGATCCATTGACTGGGGAATGTGGCTTTGATGTCTCCCCGGAAGCCTGCCGGGGGATCTACACTTCAACCACTATAGTTACGGAAACCACCGAGAGCTCAACAACTACACCAAGTGCTCCAACAACGGCAATTACCCCAACTACTCCGAGTACAGAAACTGATCCTTGTGAAGGAGCTCCTGAGGGAAAACTTGTTCCCTATCCGGATGACTGCACTAAATTCATACAATGTGTTCGTCCCATCCCTATCGTGTATGACTGCCACGAAGGTCAGGAGTTTAGCGCCAGTTTGGAAAGATGTATGGCTCCGTGGTATGCCAATTGTTCTATTCCGGCCACAACTACAACTGCAGCTCCCATAACAACTACCACGCTGTCGCCGGACAGCTTTTGTGCGGATAAAATCGAAGGATCACTGGTACCTTATCCCTTAAATTGTAGCAAGTACATAGTTTGCCAGGTTCCCATCCCAGTGGGGTATGCTTGTCCAGGAAGCGAAGAGTTTAGTCCTACTGCTTTGACCTGTATGGAAGCTGAGCTGGCCGGTTGCATTACCAATGGCTACCGCCTTTTACCGGTTAATTTATTTGGCAACACTGATTCAGAAGATTCAAGCCCATCACTTTGGCAGTCCCTTAAAACGATGGCAAGCTTTGTTATagatttttaatgcaaattatgtaaatttttttttgttatagaTTTTTGATGCAAATTATCTGAATTGTAggcattaaacaaaaatgttattaaaatgtcgtaaattcaattgatttgttttactGGGGATACTGGCAATCAGAGTTGGATGTGCTGCACGAAAGTTTGCTGGGATTCCAATACAAGTTGCCTGGACATGTAAGGACTGTTGCCGTTGGTCCGCAATGAATAAACTTGTGGCAGTCATTGGGATACGGTATGTACGCATTGGAAACACTATTTTTGCACAAAGCATGGGGATCTATTGGTAGGAATTCAGTTTCAGCGGACGTCCAGGATGCAGATGGTGGAGTAGCAGCGGTTGGTATGGGATCAATTGGTGCAATGGTGCTTGGAGGAGGATAGGGCATCGGAAATCCTTGACAACTGGCATATTGTGGGGCCACGCACCGCTGATATTGGTCACTCCACTGATAGTTCTGCTCACAACGAAGGACTCGCGTCTCGTAGAATCGACTACAGTCTCCGGGGAATGGACTGTAGCTTACCCCATTGCTGGGTTTCGGTGGATCGAATGAATTGCAGTTTGAGTACTCCCTGTAGTCACAGCGGTAGGTAATTTGGCTCCAGAACAGGTTTTCAGGACACTGGTGCTCGAAGGCCTGTCCTTTTTGGCATGTGTAATACTTGCGACAGTCGTTGGGATATGGCAACATTACAAGGTGGTTGGGGTCGTCGAACGGTGGGCAGTGTCCAATCGGCACAGCAGGTTCGGCTACAATAGGCTACATAGAAACTTACATTTCTTAGATTATGTTCATTCGAACGAAGGGAGCACTTACTGGAACATAATTGAACTCCTCGCTTTTTATAGTGGAATAGAAAGCCACTAAAACTAGGCACACAAGTGTAGGTGTTCGCcgcactgaaaaaaaagaatttaataatgcgtagtaattttaatattttaaattttttcttactgATGGTTGAATCCAGTGAAAGCGCACTGAGATAGTGAATGTTGTGCTTGGGTAACACCAGCCCTTTTATACTTACAACATGCAGGCGATCGTTATCAAGTTGAAGTGTTTAACTTTGATTTATCGTTAAGAACTCCTCTTATACAAAGAAAggctgcaatttttaaaaaaacaatccTAGGAATTTAAGATTAACAATTTACTTACtcttattacatttttagtgTCACAATGGcttacttttttatattttcttgaaaaGGTTACAAATCAGAATTATTTATAGTTAGCtggctcttttttttttttggcaagccATGGTTTCTTAGACATTATTATTGTCCGACGTTATTGTCTTTTCCACTTGACCGGACAAGCTTATCGGTTCAAGGACAGAGGAGATTAAAAGGTTTATATCTAAATTCCACCGAAGACACGGTATCTTATTGTCAATAACATGTGTTTGTATATCAGTGATATATAAGAACCCAAGCGATCGGTGCTGAGTATCAGATGAACTGCAGAGTTTAAGCGCAGAGCAATGAAAAGTATGGGTAAAgcagttttattaatttcgataaatattaatattgatttttattagtGGAATACCAACTTTTGTTGACTGTTTCTTTAACTGTGATGTGCTTTGGGTTCTCCATGTCACAAACTGTGGTAAAACAGGCCGATCCTAATGACTGCCATCGATTCTATGAGATTCGCTTGCTGAGCTGTCCTCCGCAATTTATTTGGAACTCAAACTTCGAGCGATGCGAAATGCAGGCGCTTGGTGGATGTTCCTTCACTTCTTCAGCACCAAATGGGAGTAAACGCTTTCAAAACGACTCAATTCTAAGTCCGGAAATCACAAAATCACAAAATCTTTTGGAGGTATGTGACAACAAACTCGGACAGCGGATAGTTTACCCAGGTGACTGCACCCGATTCATTCTGTGCGATTATCTGCCCTTTGTGATGACCTGTCCGCAATATCTCTTTTGGAACTCCCATCTACTCACTTGTGACAAAATTTGTgtttagattttcaaaaatacgTTTGTGTGGAATAAAGAATTAAATCAAATGACtctatttttttgtgatttattattaaatattaattacagtagcaaaacgtacaaaatattaaagaaatggCAGTAAAACTCTAAAATTAATTGCGAAAAACACTTAAATGCTTAAGACCAAGCAGCATCGAAACACAAATAGGTGTTTGTGGTTGACGGTTGGCCAAGCTGTTCTATAATTGAGCCCCTTTGGAACTGATCTACTATAATATGGGTGGGTTAAAGGGATGTTGTATACGATCCCCTAGCACTTGCCATTGGTTGGTGCCTTCGGTCGGCAGATTTTGCTCCTTCCATTGGCACCGTAAACAATGTTGCAGGAGAAGGTGAAGTAGCCGCATGTCGAGGACTTTGTGAAGTATGTGGACTGGAAGTTCTTGTTCTCCTGCGGCGGATTCTTGCTGTTGTCCATGCTGCCAGTCACCGACTTGGTGACGGTGACATAGCTGTCCGGAGCACGTGCGATGGGCTTGTCCCCTCGAGTTGGGCCCTCCTCAGCCGCGTCGGCCGAAATCTCCACCCTCTTGTTAGTGGGCAGCTCCAGAGCCTTGGTGTGGAACTTCTTTTGCACATTGACAGTGCCTCGGAATCCTGGTGGTATAGCCTCGGTGGTGGAAGGTTCGCTATTGATGGTTACCCTACCGTTCTGCTGTTGCACCACTTGGTACTTTTCACCTGCAACTGGTAGCACCACCGCCTTTTGGATTTGCGTGGGCGAAGACTGTTCGTAGGCCTTGGGCTCTGGAGTTGGCTCCAGTTTCTTAACACTGCTGGCCGACTTGGGACTCTCCTCCAGCTTGACTGGCTTCTCGTTGTAGTACTCATCCTCTTCGTATTCATCCGGGTCAGCTTCATCTTCATCGTCGTACTGTATGGGCTCCGGCTGGTCTGCTTTCCTTTCTGCCATATCAGCCTCATCCTTGGGCTTGGTCGACTTCAACTGCAGTTCTGGCAGCCTGTCGGACTCATCAGTGAGCGCCGGTCCGCTATAAACAGCATCAGCGCGATCAGTAACTctaaaatacacaaaaaaaaacaaaaaaaaacaaattttatattttcgtttCCCATGATGGCATATCATAGATGATGGATATTTtcaactgaatattttttcAAGAGCTTAGAACAAGGTGctcctttaaaataattcgaGTTTTCGTTGTTAAatagatttatttgtttaaaaattttaaaaagttacaattttataacatATAAGTAAGgcctattttatttagttgatTTTAACACAGAAGCTAAAATAGTTGACAATGTTTCTAAGTTCAAACCAGACTTTGTTTTGGCTATTTGCTACGCATTTGTTTGCTTATGACAGGGGTGCTCACGCATATGGAgcacaattgtttttgtaaatgcACTCGTTTGTGGAGATGTTAGGGCCGGCAAATAGGTAAGCTTGCTGGGCACATTTTGCTATACACTAACAATTTTTCGTTTCTTCCTTGCGGTCCAATTCGTTACTGATAAGACCGAGACAAGCCAACAACAATTacattggtttattttttttggatggCTAAgtcaaatgaattttgtttttgtcttttccTCGGCTCAACACCGAATACTTTACTTGTGTTCGTGAtcctttttaaatgtgttggAAAATGCTCTGCCATATGGCAGTTTTGAGCACCCCTGGCTCATGTGATTATGTATGAATTTGTGGGTGAGATAAGGAGAGCCATTTACCAGCggtaaaaaattgaaaaggggcaagaaaaaaaatcacgAAGGATGCAATGGAAGAGAGCGGCAAGTGTCTTGAGAGACGAAAGAGGAGGCGAGGAAGCGGGTGCACGAAGTTTTTTGAGAGAGTATGGCATTGTTGAGAGAGTATGCCTataaacagtaaaaaaaaagtaaagctCCTAAGCAAAACTTGTATTGGATAGACACGGGTGTTGCAATGAGGTAAATTcaaccttttttatttgaatcggaaactttttaaatgcaCTAAGcgtttctttttaatttagtttattggGATTAGTTGGTTGGTcgtttttttgtcttttaacaattttttttatgacaaTATCAAAAGTTTATTGACCCCTTCCCGAAACTCAGAGTGCCTCTATTTGATAcctatgtacatatgtaagtCACGCCTGGTAAGCTAGCtatcataaaaactaactaagctaaacaaaaacgaaggaatatttttgttaaatacatTCTaagatttttgtataaaaGGATTCggtatgttttaaaattttataaaatgagtTTGCCACATTTAGAAGcgtaaaaaacttttaagaaagagcttaacaatttttaatattataaatatttacgtatattaAAGCGAATGCCTTTGGGGTTACTTACGCATTGACATTATCGCCGAACCGACTGATGGTGTTAAATAGCTCACGATTTTGTTCCCTGTACGATGCCACCTGCTCCTTGGTTCCCGATGCGGATTGAGCAGCACCGTGGTACGAAACGCCGtagctgaaataaaaaaccataTTGTAACACCTTTCTTGAGCCGCCAGTCGTACACTTTTACTACCTGGAAGTTCCGTGAATCTGCGAGCTACTCTGACTAGAGTGGGCGCCAGATGAGGACGAAGCCTGACCGCCGCCGTTGGCCGCTGGCGTATTAGCTTCCTGGCCGGGACGAAAACCGATCTGGGCTTGCGATGAGGTCTGCCCAGGACCGCTGGACTGGGCGTCAGCCAACCCACCCTTGTCATTGGCATGAACCTCGCTCTGGCTCAGTTGGATAATGCCGCCGCTCTGCGAAGAGGCCTTCGTGCCGCCGTCCTTTGCCGTCTGCACCTGGGCCTGCGACTGGGCGGGACCCCCAGATCCCTGGGCCTGACTCACGGCGCCCTCCGCAGTTCCGGTGACCTGGGCACTGGCCGCACGATCCGCATCCGAGGTCATTGCGCTGGCGCTAAAGGTTCCGCCCGCACTGTATGTTCCAGACACTTGGGTCTTGGCAGTGCCTCCGTTCTTCTTGCCCTGAGCACTTGCCGAAGCCTGTCCGTCGCCAATAGATGACTCGGCCTGGGAGAATGCGTCGTCGGCTCCACCTGTGCCGGCAGCAACTGGTACACctttaatagattttaataaGTTTCTCAATAACTCGTGTAGCTACtcaccagcaccaccagcgCCTCCAACACCAGGAGCTCCAGGAACAACTCCAGTGCCAGCTGTGTAGCGCCCCGGTGCATCAATTTGACCGCCGACACCAGACTGTCCCGTTTGACCTGTCTGGCCTCCGTAACCTGGTTGACCCACTCCAGCACCCGTCGTTCCGCCAACTCCAGGTTGAGATCCGTAACCGGGTTGAGCTCCGTATCCGGGCTGAGGCCGTCCAATTCCTGGTTGGCTTCCTCCTACTCCCGGCTGAGTTCCGTATTCTGCCGATCCACCTGCAGGTTGACTTCCGTAACCAGGCTGTCGGCCACCCAAGCCTGCCTGTCCGCCTACTCCCGGCTGAGTTCCGTATCCAGCTTGAGAGCCACCAATTCCTTGGTGGCTTCCCCCAACTCCGGGCTGACTTCCACCTACTCCAGGTTGTGTTCCATAGCCAGGCTGAGTTCCATATTCAGGTTGAGAACCACCAAATCCTGGTTGGCTTCCCCCAACTCCGGACTGACTTCCTCCTACTCCAGGTTGTGTTCCGTATCCAGGCTGAGTTCCATAACCAGGTTGAGAACCACCAACTCCTGGTTGGCTTCCTCCTACTCCCGGCTGTGTTCCGTATCCTGGATGAGATCCATATCCAGGTTGAGATCCACCAATTCCTGGTTGACCTCCTCCAACTCCTTGCTGACTTCCTCCTACTCCAGGTTGTATTCCGTATCCAGGTGCAGTTCCATATCCAGGCTGGGAACCACCAAGTCCTGGTTGGCTTCCTCCAAATCCGGGCTGACTTCCTCCTACTCCAGGTTGTGTTCCGTATCCAGGCTGAGTTCCATAACCAGGTTGAGAACCACCAACTCCTGGTTGGCTTCCTCCTACTCCCGGCTGTGTTCCGTATCCTGGTTGAGATCCATATCCAGGTTGAGATCCACCAATTCCGGGTTGGCTTCCTCCAACTCCCGGCTGACTTCCTCCTACTCCGGGCTGTGTTCCGTATCCTGGTTGAGTTTCATATCCAGGTTGAGAACCACCAATTCCTGGTTGGCTTCCTCCAACTCCGGGCTGACTTCCTCCTACTCCCGCCTGTGTCCCGTATCCTGGTTGAGTTCCATATCCAGGTTGATAGCCACCAATTCCTGGTTGGCTTCCTCCAAATCCGGGCTGACTTCCTCCTACTCCAGGTTGTGTTCCGTATCCAGGCTGAGTTCCATAACCAGGTTGAGAACCACCAACTCCTGGTTGGCTTCCTCCTACTCCCGGCTGTGTTCCGTATCCTGGTTGAGTTCCATATCCAGGTTGAGAACCACCAATTCCGGGTTGGCTTTCTCCAACTCCGGGCTGACTTCTTCCTACTCCCGCCTGTTTCCCGTATCCTGGTTGAGTTCCATATCCAGGTTGAGAGCTACCAATTCCTGGTTGACCTCCTCCAACTCCAGGCTGACTTCCCCCTACTCCAGGTTGTGTTCCGTATCCAGGTGCAGCTCCATATCCAGGCTGGGAACCACCAAGTCCTGGTTGGCTTCCCCCAACTCCGTATCCAGGTTGAGTCACATATCCAACTCCAGGTTGGGAACCACCAATTCCTGATTGGCTTCCTCTACCTCCTGGCTGGGTGCCTCCAACTCCAGGCTGTACTCCATATCCAGACTGACTTCCATATCCAGGCTGGGAACCACCAAGTCCTGGTTGGCTTCCTCCAACTCCGGGCTGACTTCCTCCTACTCCAGGTTGTGTTCCGTATCCAGGTTGAGTTCCATATCCAGGTTGAGATACACCAATTCCGGGTTGGCTTCCTCCAACTCCGGGCTGACTTCCTCCTACTCCAGGTTGTGTTCCGTATCCAGGTTGAGTTCCATAT contains the following coding sequences:
- the LOC128258507 gene encoding uncharacterized PE-PGRS family protein PE_PGRS54-like isoform X3, which encodes MGQAQSQFSSGDCNGCSGYQTDYPSSGRILDASGAGGVGFPGAGAQGGVGEQPGFGGQSGIGGQPGSGGAYSPGYGHLPAPGTGGTQPGELGVGGYPGVAGKQPGYGTQTGAGGSPTGIGGAQPGFGTRPGVGEQAGTSGGQPGVGGQQGVSGVRPGVPGESGLGSGQPGYGSQPGVVGSTGYETQPGIGGRQPETGEGQTGYGTQPGVGGQAGISGGQPGVGGVQPGYGTRPGESGLGSGQPGYGPQPGVGGQTGVGGAQPGYGDGGSGRSPGYGTQPGLEVGQPGFGGQPGVGSQTGYGTQPGVTGQHGLDTRPGLTGESLIGGGSQPMLGGTPGYSTQPGFTGQTGVGDGHPGHGPQAGVGGTETGAGGDQPGTGGSQPGYGTQPGYGTQPGVGGSQQGVGGGQPGIGGPQPGYGTQPGYGTQPGVGGSQQGVGGGQPGIGGPQPGYGTQPGYGTQPGEGGSQPGVGGSQPGIGGSQPGYGTQPGVGGQTGLGGRQPGYGSQPGVGGSAGYGTQPGVGGSQPGIGGSQPGYGAQPGYGTQPGYGSQPGVGGSLPGVGGSQPGIGGSQTGYGSQPGYGAQPGVGGSQPGFGGSQPGIGGSQPGYGTQPGYGTQPGVGGSQPGFGGSQPGIGGSQPGYGTQPGYGTQPGVGGSQPGVGGSQPGIGVSQPGYGTQPGYGTQPGVGGSQPGVGGSQPGLGGSQPGYGRSQPGVGGSQPGIGGSQPGYGSQPGYGTQPGVGGSQPGVGGSQPGYGTQPGYGTQPGVGGSQPGFGGSQPGLGGSQPGYGTAPGYGIQPGVGGSQQGVGGGQPGIGGSQPGYGSHPGYGTQPGVGGSQPGVGGSQPGYGTQPGYGTQPGVGGSQSGVGGSQPGFGGSQPEYGTQPGYGTQPGVGGSQPGVGGSHQGIGGSQAGYGTQPGVGGQAGLGGRQPGYGSQPAGGSAEYGTQPGVGGSQPGIGRPQPGYGAQPGYGSQPGVGGTTGAGVGQPGYGGQTGQTGQSGVGGQIDAPGRYTAGTGVVPGAPGVGGAGGAGVPVAAGTGGADDAFSQAESSIGDGQASASAQGKKNGGTAKTQVSGTYSAGGTFSASAMTSDADRAASAQVTGTAEGAVSQAQGSGGPAQSQAQVQTAKDGGTKASSQSGGIIQLSQSEVHANDKGGLADAQSSGPGQTSSQAQIGFRPGQEANTPAANGGGQASSSSGAHSSQSSSQIHGTSSYGVSYHGAAQSASGTKEQVASYREQNRELFNTISRFGDNVNAVTDRADAVYSGPALTDESDRLPELQLKSTKPKDEADMAERKADQPEPIQYDDEDEADPDEYEEDEYYNEKPVKLEESPKSASSVKKLEPTPEPKAYEQSSPTQIQKAVVLPVAGEKYQVVQQQNGRVTINSEPSTTEAIPPGFRGTVNVQKKFHTKALELPTNKRVEISADAAEEGPTRGDKPIARAPDSYVTVTKSVTGSMDNSKNPPQENKNFQSTYFTKSSTCGYFTFSCNIVYGANGRSKICRPKAPTNGKC